Proteins encoded by one window of Sorex araneus isolate mSorAra2 chromosome 3, mSorAra2.pri, whole genome shotgun sequence:
- the EXOC3L4 gene encoding exocyst complex component 3-like protein 4 has product MPSPRTVTPGPDLPRPKEPAEPKTPKQPRRRASSGDTPSSHHENTWPSLGLGTIRRAFVRASQRAPKRATGQASREEAGAGRLLRSPQLLFRSLRRRASDQTWAADQPQKTAALGAAPGQEVPAKAGGGFSRQVSAGREPKGPEPEAEDKSVADLISERQLLAAFKQLQHLEDALVAEKASHTFDGDPTGFARRAMDVCLHYDGLAAELGAVVRETLGPDGVDTDALAELTSVVLAEEEAHPVPPADGDFLRTPRRWRHLWEEAVKRSAQERVQRAGAAQAAGGAVEGAPDLAQLLAELGSTVRRDLQKVQREAQPVYAAAGFPAWEVYLRAFHAAVAQRLQELAQGAHGCEQLYLLLDWAANVYGSPDFLGTPDLALPAEPLPPLLAPDVWARLESDYTSFLESKISSCFGRILELEQSRWAAAEPPEVLQGRYHTPLSADVHMLVAEHVKAAGAISPELEATTLQICARGLGLFVPRFERAFLESTAVSEPHLCANINALEELRTSLLARFPGTFEGLEKPLGAAARSFQKRLLQCLQRGTQPLFRVLCTKDWLSQDALQPLLDRVEAFARHLQRVVPPLAQETLQEAHRFVVRDYLAQALRPPERFRGVDRVTGSQKMSLDADAINSTFEDLGSQATWLRQAILSVADIVGETYKDDIQGHLETLIRSYPDIRRDHVLAILALRRLGRRRNQRLLQRAHEMLSAAARGDPGHVLFEEIEVPTSMDVLITCI; this is encoded by the exons ATGCCCTCACCGCGGACGGTGACACCCGGGCCAGACCTACCACGCCCCAAGGAGCCCGCAGAGCCGAAGACCCCGAAGCAGCCCCGGCGGCGGGCCAGCAGCGGGGACACGCCCAGCTCCCACCATGAGAACACGTGGCCCAGCCTGGGCCTGGGCACGATTCGGCGGGCGTTTGTCCGGGCCAGCCAGCGGGCGCCCAAGCGGGCCACCGGCCAGGCCTCCAGGGAGGAGGCGGGCGCCGGCCGGCTGCTCCGTAGCCCCCAGCTCCTGTTCCGCTCGCTCCGCCGGCGAGCCTCCGACCAGACCTGGGCCGCGGACCAGCCCCAGAAGACAGCCGCGCTGGGGGCAGCCCCCGGCCAGGAGGTGCCCGCGAAGGCCGGCGGTGGCTTCAGTCGGCAGGTGTCTGCGGGCAGGGAGCCGAAGGGGCCAGAGCCTGAGGCAG AAGACAAATCTGTGGCCGACCTCATCAGCGAGCGGCAGCTGCTGGCGGCCTTCAAGCAGCTGCAGCACCTGGAGGACGCGCTGGTGGCCGAGAAGGCCTCGCACACCTTCGACGGGGACCCCACGGGCTTCGCGCGAAGGGCCATGGACGTGTGTCTGCACTACGACGGGCTGGCGGCCGAGCTGGGGGCCGTGGTGCGTGAGACGCTGGGCCCCGACGGTGTGGACACGGACGCGCTGGCCGAGCTGACCAGCGTGGTGCTGGCCGAGGAGGAGGCCCACCCGGTGCCCCCCGCCGACGGAGACTTTCTGCGCACCCCACGCCGCTGGCGCCACCTGTGGGAGGAGGCGGTGAAGCGCAGCGCGCAAGAGCGCGTGCAACGCGCGGGCGCCGCCCAGGCCGCGGGGGGCGCGGTCGAGGGGGCGCCTGACCTGGCCCAGCTGCTGGCCGAGCTGGGCAGCACGGTGCGCCGCGACCTACAGAAGGTGCAGCGCGAGGCGCAGCCCGTGTACGCGGCCGCCGGCTTCCCCGCGTGGGAGGTGTACCTGCGCGCCTTCCACGCCGCCGTGGCCCAGCGGCTGCAGGAGCTAGCGCAGGGCGCCCACGGCTGCGAGCAGCTCTACCTCCTGCTGGACTGGGCCGCCAACGTCTACGGCAG CCCTGACTTCTTGGGCACCCCAGACCTGGCTTTGCCCGCAGAGCCATTGCCCCCTCTGCTGGCACCAGACGTGTGGGCGCGACTGGAGAGCGACTACACCAGCTTCCTTGAG AGCAAGATCTCCAGCTGCTTCGGCCGCATCCTAGAGCTGGAGCAGAGCCGCTGGGCGGCCGCCGAGCCCCCCGAGGTGCTGCAGGGCCGCTACCACACGCCTCTGTCTGCTGATGTCCACATG CTGGTGGCAGAGCACGTGAAGGCAGCCGGCGCCATCTCACCGGAGCTGGAGGCCACCACCTTGCAGATCTGCGCGCGTGGCCTCGGCCTCTTCGTGCCCCG GTTTGAAAGGGCTTTCCTGGAGTCGACCGCGGTGAGCGAGCCGCACCTGTGCGCCAACATCAACGCCCTGGAGGAGCTGCG gacCAGCCTTCTGGCCCGGTTCCCCGGcacctttgaggggctggagaagccCCTGGGGGCGGCCGCCCGCAGCTTCCAGAAGCGGCTGCTGCAGTGTCTGCAGCGGGGCACGCAG cctctcTTCAGGGTCCTGTGCACCAAGGACTGGCTGAGCCAGGACGCGCTGCAGCCCCTGCTCGACCGGGTCGAGGCCTTCGCCCGCCACCTCCAGCGCGTGGTCCCGCCGCTGGCACAG GAGACTCTGCAGGAGGCGCACCGCTTCGTGGTCCGGGATTACCTGGCGCAGGCGCTGAGGCCCCCCGAGCGCTTCCGGGGTGTGGACCGCGTGACCGGCTCGCAGAAGATGAGCCTGGACGCAGACGCCATCAACAGCACCTTCGAGGACCTG GGCTCCCAGGCCACGTGGCTGCGCCAAGCGATCCTCAGCGTGGCCGACATCGTGGGGGAGACTTACAAAGACGACATCCAGGGTCACCTGGAGACCCTCATCCGCAGCTACCCCGACATCAG